In Paracoccus methylovorus, a genomic segment contains:
- a CDS encoding argininosuccinate synthase, producing the protein MSDAPKKVVLAYSGGLDTSIILKWLQTEYGCEVITFTADLGQGEELEPARQKAELLGIKQENIHIVDVREEFVRDFVFPMFRANAVYEGLYLLGTSIARPLISKHLVEIAHKHGADAIAHGATGKGNDQVRFELSAYALDPSIRVIAPWREWDLTSRTKLIEFAEQNQIPIAKDKRGEAPFSVDANLLHTSSEGKALENPAEEAPDYVYQRTVNPEDAPDQPEYIEISFEKGDAVAINGQALSPATILTDLNEYGRKHGIGRLDFVENRFVGMKSRGIYETPGGTILLEAHRGIEQITLDSGAGHLKDSIMPRYAELIYNGFWYSPEREMLQALIDKSQERVTGTVRLKLYKGSVNCVGRWSDHSLYSEKHVTFEDDAGAYDQKDAAGFIRLNALRLKLVANRNAKFK; encoded by the coding sequence ATGTCCGACGCGCCGAAGAAAGTCGTCCTTGCCTATTCGGGCGGGCTCGACACCTCGATCATCCTGAAATGGCTGCAGACCGAGTATGGTTGCGAGGTCATCACCTTCACCGCCGATCTGGGCCAGGGCGAAGAGCTGGAGCCGGCGCGCCAAAAGGCGGAACTGCTGGGCATCAAGCAGGAAAACATCCACATCGTCGATGTGCGTGAGGAATTCGTTCGCGATTTCGTTTTCCCGATGTTCCGCGCCAATGCGGTTTACGAAGGGCTGTATCTGCTGGGCACCTCGATTGCCCGGCCGCTGATCTCGAAACATCTGGTCGAGATCGCGCATAAGCACGGCGCCGATGCCATCGCCCATGGTGCGACCGGCAAAGGTAACGATCAGGTGCGGTTCGAACTGTCCGCCTATGCGCTCGACCCTTCTATCCGGGTGATTGCGCCGTGGCGGGAATGGGACCTGACCTCGCGCACCAAGCTGATCGAGTTCGCCGAACAGAACCAGATCCCGATCGCCAAGGACAAGCGTGGCGAGGCGCCGTTCTCGGTCGATGCGAACCTGCTGCACACCTCGTCCGAGGGTAAAGCGCTGGAAAATCCGGCCGAGGAAGCGCCCGATTACGTCTATCAGCGCACGGTGAACCCCGAGGACGCGCCCGATCAGCCCGAATATATCGAGATCAGCTTCGAAAAAGGCGATGCGGTGGCGATCAATGGCCAGGCGCTGTCGCCGGCGACGATCCTGACCGACCTGAACGAATACGGCCGCAAGCACGGTATCGGTCGCCTCGACTTCGTGGAAAACCGCTTTGTCGGCATGAAGTCGCGCGGCATTTACGAAACCCCCGGCGGCACCATCCTGCTGGAGGCGCATCGCGGCATCGAACAGATCACGCTCGACAGCGGCGCGGGGCATCTCAAGGACTCGATCATGCCGCGCTATGCCGAGCTGATCTATAACGGCTTCTGGTATTCGCCCGAACGCGAGATGCTGCAGGCGCTGATCGACAAAAGCCAGGAGCGTGTGACCGGCACGGTGCGGCTCAAGCTCTACAAGGGTTCGGTGAACTGCGTGGGTCGTTGGTCGGATCATTCGCTCTACAGCGAAAAGCACGTCACTTTCGAAGACGATGCCGGCGCCTATGACCAGAAGGACGCGGCGGGCTTCATTCGGCTCAACGCACTGCGGCTGAAGCTGGTCGCGAACCGCAACGCGAAATTCAAGTAA
- the mog gene encoding molybdopterin adenylyltransferase: MTRPAHIAIVTVSDRAARGEYEDKGGPGAEDWLRATITSPMNITRRIIPDGREIVADCLRDLADNQGADLILITGGTGPAPRDLTPEAMADAIEKELPGFGEEMRRASLREVPTAILSRQTAGIRGATLMITLPGKPSAIATCLDAVFAAVPYCLDLIGAAYVETDPTRIKAFRPRK; this comes from the coding sequence ATGACCCGCCCCGCCCATATCGCCATCGTCACCGTCTCGGACCGCGCTGCCCGTGGCGAATACGAGGATAAGGGTGGTCCGGGGGCCGAGGACTGGCTGCGCGCCACCATCACCTCGCCCATGAACATAACGCGCCGGATCATTCCGGACGGACGCGAAATCGTCGCCGATTGCCTGCGCGACCTTGCGGACAACCAAGGCGCCGACCTGATCCTGATCACCGGCGGCACCGGCCCCGCGCCGCGTGACCTGACGCCCGAGGCCATGGCCGACGCCATCGAAAAGGAACTGCCCGGCTTTGGCGAGGAGATGCGCCGCGCCAGCCTGCGCGAGGTGCCGACCGCGATCTTGTCGCGCCAGACCGCAGGCATCCGTGGTGCGACGCTGATGATCACGCTGCCGGGCAAGCCCTCGGCCATCGCCACCTGCCTTGACGCAGTTTTCGCTGCAGTGCCCTATTGCCTCGACCTGATCGGCGCGGCCTATGTCGAAACCGACCCGACCCGGATCAAGGCGTTCCGGCCGCGGAAATAG
- a CDS encoding nucleoside/nucleotide kinase family protein — MEEILDRIAGLGPGRRIVAIAGAPGSGKSTLAAQLVAVLKGAVLVPMDGFHLDNRLLDPDGLRGRKGAPETFDAEGFVALVERLKAGGEVIYPVFDRALDMAIAGAGRVRAESRLVVVEGNYLLLDRRPWHKLAGLWDLSVMLDVAMEELERRLTTRWQGFGCQPAEIAAHLDNDLANAELVLRDSLPADLTVGPASISAAGTP, encoded by the coding sequence ATGGAAGAAATACTGGATCGGATTGCAGGGCTGGGACCCGGAAGGCGGATTGTCGCAATTGCCGGCGCACCCGGTTCCGGCAAATCGACGCTGGCCGCACAGCTTGTCGCCGTGCTGAAAGGTGCGGTGCTGGTGCCGATGGACGGGTTCCATCTGGACAATCGGTTGTTGGACCCGGACGGGCTGCGCGGGCGCAAGGGCGCCCCCGAGACCTTTGATGCCGAGGGTTTCGTCGCGCTGGTGGAACGGCTGAAGGCAGGAGGCGAGGTGATTTATCCCGTTTTCGACCGGGCGCTGGACATGGCCATAGCCGGCGCGGGCCGGGTTCGGGCCGAGAGCCGGTTGGTGGTGGTCGAGGGCAACTACCTGCTGCTGGACCGCCGCCCGTGGCACAAGCTGGCCGGATTGTGGGATCTGTCGGTCATGCTGGATGTGGCGATGGAGGAGTTGGAGCGGCGCCTGACCACGCGTTGGCAGGGGTTTGGCTGCCAGCCTGCCGAAATAGCAGCGCATCTGGACAACGACCTTGCCAATGCGGAACTGGTGCTGCGCGATTCGCTGCCTGCCGATCTGACAGTTGGGCCGGCGTCTATTTCCGCGGCCGGAACGCCTTGA
- a CDS encoding ATP-binding cassette domain-containing protein, giving the protein MTQEPLLKAHGLVKRYGRVTALDQCDFDLMPGEILAVIGDNGAGKSSLIKALSGAIQPDDGQITLEGRPVRFASPLDARSHGIECVYQTLAMSPALSIADNMFMGRELRKPGIMGKWFRKLDRPAMEKFAREKLTELGLMTIQNINQTIETLSGGQRQGVAVARAAAFGSKVVILDEPTAALGVKESRRVLELIRDVRSRGIPIILISHNMPHVFEVADRIHIHRLGRRLCVIKPDDYSMSDAVAFMTGAKVPEEAATAA; this is encoded by the coding sequence ATGACACAGGAACCACTTTTGAAGGCGCATGGTCTGGTCAAGCGATACGGCAGGGTGACGGCGCTGGATCAATGCGACTTCGACCTGATGCCGGGCGAGATTCTGGCCGTCATCGGCGACAACGGTGCCGGAAAATCGTCGCTGATCAAGGCACTGTCGGGTGCGATCCAGCCCGACGACGGGCAGATCACGCTGGAGGGCCGGCCCGTGCGGTTCGCAAGTCCGCTGGATGCGCGCAGCCACGGCATCGAATGCGTCTATCAGACCTTGGCCATGTCGCCCGCGCTTTCCATCGCAGACAACATGTTCATGGGGCGCGAATTGCGCAAACCCGGCATCATGGGCAAATGGTTCCGCAAGCTCGATCGCCCGGCAATGGAGAAATTCGCCCGTGAGAAACTGACCGAGTTGGGGCTGATGACGATCCAGAACATCAACCAGACGATCGAGACGCTTTCCGGCGGACAGCGTCAGGGCGTCGCAGTGGCGCGGGCCGCTGCCTTCGGTTCCAAGGTGGTGATCCTGGACGAGCCGACGGCGGCGCTTGGCGTCAAGGAAAGCCGTCGCGTGCTGGAACTGATCCGCGACGTCCGCTCGCGCGGCATCCCCATCATCCTGATTTCGCATAACATGCCGCATGTCTTCGAAGTGGCGGATCGCATCCATATTCATCGTCTGGGCCGGCGGCTGTGCGTCATCAAGCCCGACGATTATTCCATGTCGGATGCGGTGGCCTTCATGACCGGGGCCAAGGTCCCCGAGGAAGCGGCGACGGCAGCCTGA
- a CDS encoding ABC transporter permease, with protein MSSDTKTAASYEEGLQGASDKVAEFQEQKTALKRLQQWLHMTPSAVPMIVLVAAVITFGLLSPNFFKAVTLSTILQQIAIVGILGCAQSLVVLTAGIDLSVGAIAVFSSVLMGQFTFRYGIPAPLAIALGLTAGAAMGFANGWLVARIKLPPFIVTLGTWQIILAANYIYSANETIRSSEIAQHAPALQFWGYSIQPFGVKILYAVFLMVALVAALAYVLRHTAWGRHVYAVGDDPEAAELAGVRTRRVLIQVYTLAGLFCAVAGWVMIGRFGSVSPSASTGQLGNIQSITAVVIGGISLFGGRGSIVGMFFGALIVGVFEMGLKMVGTDPQWTFFLIGLLIILAVAVDQWIRKASA; from the coding sequence ATGTCATCCGACACCAAGACGGCCGCCAGCTATGAAGAGGGCCTGCAGGGCGCCTCTGACAAGGTTGCCGAGTTCCAGGAACAGAAAACCGCCCTGAAACGGCTGCAGCAATGGTTGCACATGACGCCCTCGGCGGTGCCGATGATCGTGCTGGTTGCCGCCGTCATCACCTTCGGCCTGCTGTCGCCGAATTTCTTCAAGGCGGTGACGCTGTCCACCATCCTGCAACAGATCGCCATCGTCGGCATTCTGGGCTGCGCCCAGTCGCTGGTGGTGCTGACCGCGGGGATCGACCTTTCGGTCGGCGCAATCGCGGTGTTTTCCTCGGTGCTGATGGGGCAGTTCACCTTTCGCTATGGCATCCCGGCGCCTCTTGCCATCGCCTTGGGGCTGACAGCGGGGGCGGCCATGGGCTTTGCCAATGGCTGGCTGGTGGCCCGTATCAAGCTGCCGCCCTTTATCGTCACGCTGGGCACGTGGCAAATTATCCTGGCCGCGAACTATATCTATTCCGCAAACGAAACGATCCGCTCGTCGGAAATCGCGCAGCACGCCCCCGCCCTGCAATTCTGGGGTTATTCGATCCAGCCCTTCGGGGTAAAAATCCTATATGCCGTGTTCCTGATGGTCGCGTTGGTCGCGGCCCTTGCCTATGTCCTGCGCCATACCGCCTGGGGCCGCCATGTCTATGCCGTGGGCGACGACCCCGAGGCCGCAGAACTGGCCGGAGTGCGCACCCGCCGCGTTCTGATCCAGGTCTATACTCTGGCGGGTCTGTTTTGCGCTGTGGCGGGCTGGGTGATGATCGGCCGCTTCGGCTCGGTCTCGCCCTCGGCCTCGACCGGGCAACTGGGCAATATCCAGTCCATCACCGCGGTGGTGATCGGGGGGATTTCGCTTTTCGGCGGACGCGGCTCAATCGTCGGCATGTTCTTTGGCGCGCTGATCGTCGGCGTGTTCGAGATGGGGCTAAAGATGGTCGGAACCGATCCGCAATGGACCTTTTTCCTGATTGGGTTGCTCATCATCCTTGCCGTCGCAGTGGATCAGTGGATCAGAAAGGCATCGGCATGA
- a CDS encoding sugar ABC transporter substrate-binding protein: MTTTKLLRAALAGTALTLIAGVAQADSACLITKTDTNPFFVKMKEGAQAKAAELGIELKSYAGRIDGDHESQVSAIEACIADGAKGILITASDTKAIVDSVQAARDAGLLVIALDTPLDPIDAADATFATDNFKAGELIGQWAKATMGDGAESAKIAMLDLGISQPSVDVLRDQGFLQGFGIELGDPAKWGDETDPRIVGHEVTSGNEEGGLKAMETLLAKDPDINLVYTINEPAAAGAYEALKAVGRENDVLIVSVDGGCPGVQNVKEGAIGATSQQYPLDMAARGIEAVAAFAKDGTKPAPTEGKDFVDTGVQLVTDKPAEGVESIDSAKGGELCWG, translated from the coding sequence ATGACCACGACCAAACTGCTGCGCGCGGCGCTGGCGGGCACGGCCCTGACCCTGATTGCCGGCGTGGCACAGGCCGACAGCGCCTGCCTGATCACCAAGACTGACACCAACCCCTTCTTCGTGAAGATGAAAGAGGGCGCGCAGGCCAAGGCCGCCGAATTGGGGATCGAGCTGAAATCCTATGCCGGACGCATCGACGGCGACCACGAAAGCCAGGTTTCCGCCATCGAGGCCTGCATCGCCGACGGGGCCAAGGGTATCCTGATCACCGCCTCGGACACCAAGGCCATCGTCGATTCCGTTCAGGCTGCGCGGGACGCGGGTCTGCTGGTCATCGCGCTGGATACGCCTTTGGACCCGATCGACGCGGCGGATGCGACCTTTGCCACCGACAATTTCAAGGCCGGCGAACTGATCGGGCAATGGGCCAAGGCCACCATGGGCGATGGCGCGGAAAGCGCCAAGATCGCCATGCTCGACCTTGGCATCTCGCAACCCTCGGTCGATGTTCTGCGCGATCAGGGTTTCCTGCAAGGTTTCGGCATCGAACTGGGCGACCCGGCGAAATGGGGTGACGAAACCGATCCGCGCATCGTCGGGCATGAGGTTACCTCGGGCAACGAAGAGGGCGGGCTGAAGGCGATGGAGACGTTGCTGGCCAAGGATCCCGATATCAATCTGGTCTATACGATCAACGAACCGGCCGCCGCCGGCGCCTATGAGGCGCTGAAGGCCGTCGGACGCGAGAATGACGTGCTGATCGTCTCGGTCGACGGCGGCTGCCCCGGCGTTCAGAACGTCAAGGAAGGCGCGATCGGCGCCACGTCGCAGCAATATCCGCTGGACATGGCGGCGCGGGGCATCGAGGCCGTCGCCGCCTTCGCCAAGGATGGCACCAAGCCCGCCCCGACCGAGGGCAAGGATTTTGTCGATACCGGTGTCCAACTGGTTACCGACAAGCCGGCCGAGGGCGTTGAATCCATCGACAGCGCCAAAGGCGGCGAGCTTTGCTGGGGCTGA
- a CDS encoding ROK family transcriptional regulator, whose protein sequence is MPSTTPTEPTQHGGLSQNERKILWLIRRHGPMPRAELAQATGLSAQAVTNITRELIAAGLLDAEGERKRGKVGQPLRPLALAPEGALFLGLKVGRRVAELVLVDFAGQTRQILVLPHAYPHPDAIRDFAASGTARILSGLTQVQRGRLSGMGIASPFYLWDWAPEMQPWRGRDLRAELAESLDMPVWLENDGSCACGAEMMFGTEDLPRDFLYFYIAHFAGGGVVLDGRLRLGPSRNAGAMGSYPVPGGRQVLDVASVSVLEMALARELPLNDAEWDLAPAIVREWLDESARVLSHAALGAVAALDLPLVVIDGAMPAGLRGALVRATAASLAGMRHHGITLPEVRAGTLGRRARTLGAAALPLGAGFMPGGSFSAPRPGRNGHETQGAPVRSPDDR, encoded by the coding sequence ATGCCCAGCACCACGCCGACCGAACCGACACAGCACGGCGGCCTCAGCCAGAATGAGCGCAAGATCCTGTGGCTGATTCGCCGCCACGGGCCGATGCCCCGGGCCGAGCTGGCCCAGGCCACGGGGCTGTCGGCGCAGGCCGTCACCAACATCACCCGTGAGTTGATCGCTGCCGGCCTGCTGGATGCCGAGGGCGAGCGCAAGCGGGGCAAGGTCGGCCAGCCGCTTCGCCCGCTTGCCTTGGCGCCCGAGGGGGCGCTGTTTCTGGGTCTCAAGGTCGGGCGGCGGGTGGCCGAGCTGGTGCTGGTCGATTTCGCCGGTCAAACCCGGCAGATCCTCGTGCTGCCCCATGCCTATCCGCATCCTGACGCGATCCGCGATTTTGCTGCCTCTGGCACCGCGCGAATCCTGTCGGGGTTGACGCAGGTGCAGCGCGGGCGGCTGTCTGGCATGGGCATTGCCAGTCCCTTTTACCTGTGGGATTGGGCGCCAGAGATGCAGCCGTGGCGTGGTCGCGACCTGCGCGCGGAACTGGCCGAGTCGCTGGACATGCCGGTCTGGTTGGAGAACGACGGCTCATGCGCATGCGGGGCCGAGATGATGTTCGGCACAGAGGATCTGCCCCGCGATTTCCTGTATTTCTATATCGCGCATTTCGCCGGCGGGGGTGTGGTGCTGGATGGCCGCCTGCGGCTGGGTCCGTCGCGCAATGCCGGGGCGATGGGTTCATATCCGGTGCCGGGCGGGCGACAGGTGCTGGATGTGGCCTCGGTTTCGGTGCTGGAGATGGCGCTGGCGCGCGAGCTGCCGCTAAATGACGCGGAGTGGGACTTGGCGCCTGCCATCGTCCGGGAATGGCTGGACGAATCGGCGCGAGTGCTGTCCCATGCGGCCTTGGGAGCGGTGGCTGCCCTGGACCTGCCGCTGGTGGTGATCGACGGCGCCATGCCGGCCGGGTTGCGCGGCGCGTTGGTGCGGGCGACCGCGGCCAGTCTGGCTGGAATGCGCCATCACGGCATCACCTTGCCCGAGGTGCGCGCCGGAACCCTTGGCCGCCGCGCCCGCACGCTGGGGGCCGCTGCATTGCCGCTGGGCGCGGGCTTCATGCCGGGCGGCAGCTTCTCGGCCCCGCGGCCGGGCCGGAATGGGCATGAAACCCAGGGTGCGCCGGTGCGTTCCCCTGACGACAGGTGA
- a CDS encoding DnaJ C-terminal domain-containing protein — translation MADDPYKALGLNKNASQDEIKKAYRRIAKTDHPDLTPDPAAHERFKAASSAYDLLKDPEQRARFDRGEIDASGQERPQRHYYREYAESGDNPYRQPHGFDDFSDVFSDLFGRGGAGAGAAGGARRGGARSFDMRGPDQQFTLEIDFMTAARGGSTRITMPDGSVLEVKIPEGAHDGQVVRLRGKGGPGLGEGGPGDALLTLIVAEDPDWLRDGNDVETTLPITIDEAVLGGKVEALTIDGPVMLTIPRGASSGQKLRLKGRGIRGADGRRGDQHVVLRIVMPSRVDDDLAHFMEEWRRNHAYDPRRGK, via the coding sequence ATGGCCGACGATCCATACAAGGCGCTGGGGCTGAACAAGAACGCCAGTCAGGATGAAATCAAGAAAGCCTATCGCCGGATCGCCAAGACCGACCACCCGGACCTGACCCCGGACCCCGCTGCGCATGAGCGTTTCAAGGCCGCGTCATCGGCTTATGATCTGCTGAAGGACCCCGAGCAGCGCGCCCGCTTCGACCGCGGAGAGATCGACGCATCGGGACAAGAGCGGCCGCAGAGGCACTATTACCGCGAATATGCCGAATCGGGCGACAATCCTTATCGCCAGCCCCACGGTTTCGACGATTTCTCGGACGTGTTCTCGGATCTGTTCGGGCGTGGCGGTGCTGGTGCTGGTGCTGCTGGCGGCGCGCGGCGCGGCGGGGCGCGCAGCTTTGACATGCGCGGCCCGGACCAGCAGTTCACGTTGGAGATCGATTTCATGACCGCGGCGCGCGGCGGCTCGACCCGGATCACCATGCCCGACGGCAGTGTGCTGGAGGTCAAGATCCCCGAGGGCGCGCATGACGGACAGGTGGTCCGGTTGCGCGGCAAGGGCGGTCCGGGGCTGGGCGAGGGCGGGCCGGGTGATGCGCTGCTGACGCTGATCGTGGCCGAAGACCCCGACTGGCTCCGCGATGGCAACGACGTGGAAACCACGCTGCCCATCACCATCGACGAGGCCGTGCTGGGCGGCAAGGTCGAGGCATTGACCATCGACGGCCCTGTCATGCTGACCATCCCCCGCGGCGCAAGTTCCGGCCAGAAGCTGCGGTTGAAGGGTCGCGGCATCCGGGGCGCAGATGGGCGGCGCGGCGACCAGCATGTCGTCCTCAGGATCGTCATGCCGTCCAGAGTCGACGATGATCTGGCGCATTTCATGGAGGAATGGCGCCGCAACCATGCCTATGATCCAAGGAGGGGAAAATGA
- a CDS encoding DUF1289 domain-containing protein, producing MKPSSPCINICRIDPASRLCTGCLRSIDEITRWGRMTEAERRAIMAQLPQRQVAD from the coding sequence ATGAAGCCCTCAAGCCCCTGCATCAATATCTGCCGGATCGACCCTGCCAGCCGGCTTTGCACCGGCTGCCTGCGCAGCATTGACGAAATCACCCGCTGGGGCCGCATGACCGAAGCCGAGCGGCGGGCGATCATGGCCCAACTGCCCCAACGTCAGGTGGCGGATTAG
- the ruvX gene encoding Holliday junction resolvase RuvX, with product MICENIESFVAALPRAGAVAGLDLGTKTIGVAVSDGLRSVASPLTVIRRTKFTADAQALLKIVQDRALVGLVLGLPRNMDGSEGPRAQSTRAFARNLERLTPLPITFWDERLSTVAAERALLEADTSRKRRAEVIDQVAAGYILQGALDRLRFLG from the coding sequence ATGATCTGCGAGAACATCGAGTCCTTCGTCGCGGCCCTGCCCCGTGCCGGTGCTGTCGCCGGGCTGGATCTGGGCACCAAGACCATCGGCGTTGCGGTCAGTGACGGGCTGCGCAGCGTCGCTTCGCCGCTGACCGTGATCCGGCGCACGAAATTCACCGCCGACGCGCAGGCGCTGCTGAAAATCGTGCAAGACCGCGCGTTGGTCGGGCTGGTGCTGGGCCTGCCGCGCAACATGGACGGCAGCGAGGGTCCGCGCGCCCAATCAACCCGCGCCTTTGCCCGCAATCTGGAACGGCTGACGCCGCTGCCGATCACCTTTTGGGACGAGCGGCTTTCGACCGTCGCCGCCGAACGCGCGCTGCTTGAGGCCGACACCTCGCGCAAGCGCCGCGCCGAAGTGATCGACCAAGTGGCGGCAGGTTATATCCTGCAAGGTGCGCTGGACCGGCTGCGCTTCCTGGGATAG
- the ccmI gene encoding c-type cytochrome biogenesis protein CcmI produces MFWIVCAALTGVVAMAIAAPLLRRQGPGAEPTAAYDLRVYRDQLREVERDLERGVIDLADAERLRVEIGRKVLAADRALERSGSTLRATGGWAALAVLAVLLGGAFLIYQRIGQPERPDAPIAQRIAQAQELYDSRPSQAEAEADAPQRPRPEADADYAALIERLREAVKKNPNDPRGLELLAEHEERLGNVIAAKDAQRRLVALRGDDVSADELARLAGLTIEAAGGIITSEGEDAVARALARDARNPQARFMVGLLHLQNGRPDRAFPIWAGLLAEGPESAPWIAAIRGSIGDLAWFAGHPDYTPPESAAALPGPDADTMSAAADMTPEEREQMIEGMVKGLETRLANQGGTPEEWARLISSLPMIGQKDHAADVLGEARKVFASDPAALELIEAAAQQAGLE; encoded by the coding sequence ATGTTCTGGATCGTCTGCGCCGCGCTGACAGGGGTGGTGGCCATGGCCATCGCCGCGCCGCTTTTGCGTCGGCAGGGCCCGGGGGCCGAGCCCACCGCCGCCTATGACCTGCGAGTTTATCGCGACCAGTTGCGCGAGGTCGAACGCGATCTGGAGCGCGGCGTGATCGACCTGGCGGATGCCGAACGCCTGCGGGTCGAGATCGGGCGCAAGGTGCTGGCCGCCGACCGTGCGCTGGAACGCTCGGGCAGCACCCTGCGGGCCACGGGCGGCTGGGCGGCGCTGGCCGTGCTGGCCGTGCTGCTGGGCGGCGCCTTCCTGATCTATCAGCGCATCGGGCAGCCCGAACGTCCCGATGCCCCCATCGCGCAGCGCATCGCGCAGGCGCAGGAGTTGTACGACAGCCGTCCCAGCCAGGCCGAGGCCGAGGCCGACGCCCCCCAACGCCCCCGACCCGAGGCCGACGCGGACTATGCCGCGCTGATCGAACGCCTGCGCGAGGCGGTGAAAAAGAACCCCAACGACCCGCGCGGACTAGAGCTTCTGGCCGAGCACGAAGAGCGGCTGGGAAATGTGATCGCTGCCAAGGACGCGCAGCGTCGGCTGGTCGCGCTGCGCGGCGACGACGTCAGCGCTGATGAACTGGCACGGCTGGCCGGGCTGACCATCGAAGCAGCGGGCGGCATCATCACCAGCGAAGGCGAGGATGCAGTGGCGCGTGCCTTGGCTCGCGATGCCCGAAATCCGCAGGCACGTTTCATGGTGGGGCTTTTGCATCTGCAGAACGGACGCCCTGACCGCGCCTTTCCGATCTGGGCCGGGTTGCTGGCCGAAGGGCCGGAAAGCGCGCCCTGGATCGCGGCGATCCGCGGCTCGATCGGGGATCTGGCCTGGTTCGCCGGCCACCCTGACTATACGCCGCCCGAATCCGCCGCCGCGCTGCCCGGCCCGGATGCGGATACCATGTCTGCCGCCGCAGACATGACCCCCGAGGAGCGCGAGCAGATGATCGAGGGCATGGTCAAGGGGCTGGAAACCCGGCTGGCCAATCAGGGCGGCACCCCCGAGGAATGGGCCCGGCTGATTTCCTCCCTGCCGATGATCGGGCAAAAGGACCACGCCGCCGATGTGCTTGGCGAAGCGCGCAAGGTTTTTGCCAGCGATCCCGCAGCTCTGGAACTAATCGAGGCTGCGGCCCAACAGGCCGGGCTGGAATGA
- a CDS encoding sarcosine oxidase subunit beta family protein, translating to MPAAPASSSTGRYSVFAIAREALRLHTGWKRAWASPEPKKKYQVIIVGAGGHGLATAYYLGRNFGITDVAVIEKGWLGGGNTGRNTTIIRSNYLQDPSAAIYDKALKLYENLSQDLNYNVMFSPRGLLMLAQTEHEVRGYKRTAYANQLQGVATDWISPKRIKDMLPIINIDGPRYPVLGGLYQERGGTARHDAVAWGYARACSAMGMHIIQNCEVTGIETQGGQVVAVNTGKGRIECDKLALVAAGHSSVLAHMAGFRLPIESLALQALVSEPIKPCCDLVIMANTVHGYLSQSDKGEMVIGGGTDGFNNYTQRGSWHHVEETVRALIETFPMLSRLKMLRQWGGIVDMTGDRSPILSATPVGNIFVNCGWGTGGFKAIPGSGWAMAELVAKGQPGPLAADFGLSRFAEGRFIDESVAAGVAH from the coding sequence ATGCCCGCAGCCCCCGCAAGTTCCAGCACCGGCCGCTATTCGGTCTTTGCCATCGCGCGAGAGGCGCTGCGCCTGCACACCGGCTGGAAGCGCGCCTGGGCCAGTCCCGAACCGAAAAAGAAATATCAGGTCATCATCGTCGGCGCCGGCGGGCACGGTCTGGCGACGGCCTATTACCTGGGCAGGAATTTCGGCATCACCGATGTCGCGGTGATTGAAAAGGGTTGGCTGGGTGGCGGCAATACCGGCCGCAATACTACCATCATCCGCTCGAACTATTTGCAGGACCCCTCGGCGGCGATCTATGACAAAGCGCTGAAACTTTACGAAAACCTGTCGCAGGACCTGAACTATAACGTCATGTTCAGCCCGCGCGGCCTGTTGATGCTTGCGCAGACCGAACATGAAGTGCGCGGCTATAAGCGCACCGCTTATGCCAATCAGTTGCAGGGCGTCGCGACCGACTGGATCAGCCCCAAACGCATCAAGGACATGCTGCCGATCATCAATATCGACGGGCCGCGCTATCCGGTGCTTGGCGGGCTTTATCAGGAACGCGGCGGCACGGCGCGGCACGACGCCGTGGCCTGGGGCTATGCCCGCGCCTGTTCCGCCATGGGCATGCACATCATCCAGAACTGCGAAGTGACCGGGATCGAGACGCAGGGCGGCCAGGTCGTCGCGGTGAATACCGGCAAGGGCCGGATCGAATGCGACAAACTGGCGTTGGTCGCCGCCGGCCACAGCTCGGTTCTGGCCCATATGGCGGGGTTCCGTCTGCCCATCGAATCACTTGCGCTTCAGGCGCTGGTCAGCGAACCGATCAAGCCGTGCTGCGATCTGGTCATCATGGCCAACACGGTCCACGGCTATCTGTCGCAATCCGACAAGGGCGAGATGGTGATCGGCGGCGGCACCGACGGCTTCAATAACTATACCCAGCGCGGCTCGTGGCACCATGTCGAGGAAACCGTGCGCGCGTTGATCGAGACCTTTCCGATGCTGTCGCGGCTGAAGATGCTGCGGCAATGGGGCGGCATCGTGGACATGACCGGCGACCGCTCGCCCATCCTGTCCGCCACGCCTGTCGGCAATATCTTTGTCAACTGCGGCTGGGGCACGGGCGGCTTCAAGGCGATTCCGGGGTCGGGCTGGGCCATGGCCGAACTGGTGGCCAAGGGTCAGCCCGGGCCCCTTGCTGCCGATTTCGGGCTGAGCCGGTTCGCCGAGGGCCGCTTTATCGACGAAAGTGTCGCAGCCGGGGTGGCGCATTGA